A window of uncultured Gellertiella sp. genomic DNA:
GGCTTCGTGGCCTTGAAATCCAAAGGGGATGATGCCTATTTTAACCTGAGCCTCCGCCGCTGCTTCGGCGGTGCTGGTCGCGTTTCGAAGAAGACCGCGACCATCGGCTTGCACCTCGTGCCTCTGTCTGGTCGTAAAGGAAAGGAAAAACTCTGACAACGGTACACGCCAAGGGAAAAGCGCTCCGCGCCAACCCGAAAAGCCCGGAACGTGGCGCTGATGCTGCCGCCCGAGCTTTCGAGCTGGTCCTCTCCAGTCTTGAGGACTCAAAAGCTGAAGACATCGTCACCATCAACATTGCCGGAAAGTCCGCGCTGGGCGACCATATGGTCGTCGCCTCCGGCCGGTCGAGCCGTCATGTCTCGGCGATCTGCGAACACCTCTTGTCCGATCTCAAGGATGACGGGTTTGGCGGAGCCCGGGTCGAGGGCCTTGA
This region includes:
- the rsfS gene encoding ribosome silencing factor, whose amino-acid sequence is MTTVHAKGKALRANPKSPERGADAAARAFELVLSSLEDSKAEDIVTINIAGKSALGDHMVVASGRSSRHVSAICEHLLSDLKDDGFGGARVEGLEAGDWVLIDTGDIIIHVFRPEIRAFYNLEKMWAAPDLDEETRH